One part of the [Synechococcus] sp. NIES-970 genome encodes these proteins:
- a CDS encoding hypothetical protein (conserved hypothetical protein), translating into MNLTATFSSASTAFFQRSAGRWHSQRRYYTLNGEQEPLEAVSELAVIFLPGDHPDLKPLAIAHQFTTPQPFECGAKITWESTYTNGQRKPLQGATVLGIQGSLMYRDRGFSTAAPVIATFELIHNAQGMRLQTAYDGASFEEEIKFVGDRHRTRQTIISRAGQEVMIGQYLETRL; encoded by the coding sequence ATGAATCTCACCGCGACTTTTTCTAGTGCAAGTACAGCTTTTTTTCAACGGTCTGCAGGTCGCTGGCATTCCCAACGCCGCTACTACACCCTCAACGGTGAGCAGGAGCCCCTAGAAGCCGTTTCGGAGTTAGCCGTCATTTTTCTCCCAGGAGATCACCCTGATTTAAAACCCCTGGCGATCGCCCACCAGTTCACCACCCCGCAACCCTTTGAATGTGGGGCAAAAATCACCTGGGAAAGCACCTACACCAATGGCCAACGCAAACCCCTCCAAGGGGCAACGGTTTTGGGCATTCAAGGCAGCTTGATGTACCGAGACCGGGGTTTTTCGACAGCAGCGCCAGTCATCGCCACCTTTGAGCTGATCCATAATGCCCAGGGGATGCGTCTCCAGACCGCCTACGATGGGGCGAGCTTTGAGGAAGAAATTAAATTTGTCGGCGATCGCCACCGTACCCGCCAGACGATTATTTCCCGGGCTGGCCAGGAAGTGATGATCGGTCAATATTTAGAAACTCGGCTTTAG
- a CDS encoding glycosyl transferase, group 2 family protein has protein sequence MSSATAPIKAPTTSHPLSIVVPIYNEVESLPHLIQAIASVMQSHNYAYEIICVDDGSKDGSTALLKQLATERDDLRAIILRRNYGQTPAMAAGFQHAQGEVLVSLDADLQNDPADIPNLLAKMDEGYDLVSGWRKERQDNQWTRLLPSKIANALIGRVTGVDLHDYGCSLKAYRREIVADLNLYGELHRFIPALAFIEGATIAEIPVRHHARQFGNSKYGLDRTFRVLLDLLTVWFMKKFLTRPMHVFGYLGIIFVMVGFGLGGYLSFLKLFLGQAIGDRPLLLLVAILLLAGVQLFGFGLLGELLMRTYHESQGRPIYRVRSVVGRSKHF, from the coding sequence ATGTCTAGTGCCACTGCTCCCATCAAAGCGCCGACAACCTCCCACCCCCTATCGATTGTGGTTCCTATCTATAACGAGGTGGAAAGTTTGCCCCATTTGATCCAGGCGATCGCCTCGGTGATGCAGTCCCATAATTATGCCTACGAAATTATCTGCGTTGATGATGGCTCCAAGGACGGTTCTACGGCGTTGTTGAAGCAACTCGCTACCGAGCGAGATGATCTGCGGGCGATTATCCTCCGACGTAACTATGGCCAAACCCCGGCAATGGCGGCGGGGTTTCAGCATGCCCAGGGGGAGGTGCTTGTTTCCCTCGATGCTGACTTACAAAATGATCCGGCAGATATCCCAAACCTGCTCGCAAAGATGGATGAAGGCTATGACCTCGTGAGCGGCTGGCGTAAAGAGCGACAGGATAATCAATGGACGCGGCTGCTCCCTTCAAAAATTGCGAATGCCCTGATTGGTCGGGTGACAGGGGTTGATCTCCATGATTATGGTTGCTCCCTCAAGGCCTATCGCAGGGAAATTGTGGCAGATCTAAATCTCTATGGGGAACTGCACCGCTTTATTCCGGCCCTCGCTTTTATCGAAGGGGCAACGATCGCCGAAATTCCGGTGCGTCATCACGCGAGACAGTTTGGCAATAGTAAATATGGTCTAGACCGCACGTTCCGGGTACTCCTGGATTTATTAACGGTGTGGTTTATGAAAAAATTCCTCACGCGCCCAATGCATGTTTTTGGCTACCTCGGCATTATTTTTGTGATGGTGGGCTTCGGCCTGGGAGGTTATCTCTCATTTTTGAAATTATTCTTGGGTCAGGCCATTGGCGATCGCCCGTTGCTGCTACTGGTCGCAATCTTGTTACTGGCCGGGGTGCAACTGTTTGGCTTCGGCCTCCTGGGGGAACTGTTGATGCGCACCTATCATGAATCCCAGGGGCGACCCATCTATCGGGTGCGGTCTGTGGTGGGCCGATCCAAACATTTTTGA
- a CDS encoding phosphoesterase PA-phosphatase related, translating to MKKDHFFNKIFLVLSLLILIPAVWLFSNIPETQVSHEAGFLVEKNFWFFLRDNVPPWLGTLLSFLYDLGDKEISGPVVGISLGLFIWKKQWKSVLLMTLGSGGALLLVDKVFKPIIGRPRPPYFMGEYGSVPDIAGASFPSGHATGNLVLYLILALLVTQNISRLRWLVFGAVVLFLFGIGLGSLYLGVHWPSDILGGYMLGFIWLTFCLFFVDLLAIFLNIDRNIDRSSPLNRSRK from the coding sequence TTGAAGAAAGACCATTTTTTTAACAAAATATTTTTAGTCTTAAGTCTGCTCATATTAATTCCTGCTGTTTGGCTCTTTAGTAATATTCCCGAAACCCAAGTCAGTCATGAAGCAGGGTTTTTAGTTGAAAAGAATTTCTGGTTTTTTTTACGAGATAATGTTCCTCCTTGGTTAGGAACTCTCTTGTCATTTTTGTATGATTTGGGTGACAAAGAAATCTCAGGCCCGGTTGTGGGCATCAGTTTAGGGTTGTTTATTTGGAAAAAACAATGGAAATCAGTCCTATTGATGACCCTGGGTTCAGGGGGAGCATTACTATTAGTCGACAAGGTTTTTAAGCCGATCATTGGCCGCCCTCGTCCCCCTTATTTTATGGGAGAGTATGGCTCTGTTCCAGACATTGCCGGGGCATCGTTCCCTAGTGGTCACGCGACGGGAAACTTAGTTCTGTATTTAATCTTGGCGCTCTTGGTAACACAAAACATATCTCGATTGAGATGGTTGGTTTTCGGGGCTGTGGTACTATTTCTTTTTGGAATTGGCCTGGGGAGTCTCTACTTGGGTGTACATTGGCCCAGCGATATTTTAGGCGGTTATATGCTGGGTTTTATTTGGCTGACCTTTTGTCTGTTTTTTGTTGATTTGCTTGCCATATTTTTAAATATTGACCGAAATATTGACCGATCATCGCCTCTTAACCGTTCTAGGAAATAA
- a CDS encoding NlpC/P60 family protein: MQLPPSPSGEYFCRQPLDLYDDPECQALGSQAAIGRRVQILNKETDQALRVMTVEDGYGAWLKKTDLKHLQVAEDPYEFVPVNRAEIEARMESILIFAHAAKRVNNIYLWGGTTAPNYDCSGFIQAAYASQGIWLPRNSYQQGDFVEPIAQEDLELGDLIFFAKEQRIDHVALYLGEGYYIHSSGIEMGRNGIGVDRLWEPWDMISRAYHQTLCGFGRVMESYAPPSLACQI, translated from the coding sequence ATGCAACTGCCCCCTTCCCCCAGCGGTGAATACTTTTGCCGACAACCTCTGGATTTGTACGACGATCCCGAATGCCAAGCCCTCGGGAGCCAGGCTGCCATCGGTCGCCGGGTGCAAATACTAAACAAAGAAACCGACCAAGCCCTCCGGGTGATGACCGTCGAGGATGGATATGGAGCATGGCTAAAAAAAACGGATTTAAAGCATCTCCAAGTGGCTGAAGACCCCTATGAATTTGTCCCAGTCAACCGCGCCGAAATCGAAGCACGGATGGAAAGTATTTTGATTTTTGCCCATGCCGCCAAACGAGTGAATAATATTTACCTCTGGGGTGGTACGACGGCGCCGAACTACGATTGTTCCGGCTTTATCCAAGCAGCCTACGCCTCCCAGGGGATTTGGTTGCCCCGAAACTCTTACCAGCAGGGGGATTTCGTCGAACCGATCGCCCAAGAAGATTTAGAGTTGGGCGATTTAATCTTTTTTGCTAAGGAGCAACGGATCGACCATGTCGCTCTGTATCTCGGAGAGGGCTATTACATCCATAGTTCCGGCATTGAGATGGGACGCAATGGTATCGGGGTCGATCGCCTCTGGGAACCTTGGGACATGATTAGTCGTGCCTATCACCAGACCCTCTGTGGCTTTGGCCGCGTTATGGAAAGTTACGCTCCCCCCTCTTTAGCCTGTCAAATTTAA
- a CDS encoding hypothetical protein (conserved hypothetical protein): protein MAWQTAIGILKRGHQVASGQAKNSPYTAGTITLQTPHFQQLGLDLSLYFPGTLNISIAPKTFRPTQPRYTFAHVQWHPDFAPETFSFSPCQIEHHQRRYDGLIYYPHPETKLGHFQDDSTLEVLAPWIPNLTYGDRLRLSLLPTEVTVE, encoded by the coding sequence ATGGCATGGCAGACCGCCATTGGGATTCTCAAGCGGGGCCACCAAGTCGCTTCTGGCCAAGCAAAAAATAGCCCCTATACAGCGGGGACAATCACCTTACAAACGCCCCACTTTCAGCAGCTCGGCCTAGATCTTTCCCTCTATTTTCCGGGAACCCTAAATATTTCCATTGCCCCCAAGACCTTTCGACCCACACAGCCCCGTTACACCTTCGCCCATGTGCAATGGCATCCTGATTTCGCCCCAGAGACTTTTTCCTTTAGCCCCTGTCAAATCGAACACCACCAACGGCGCTATGATGGCCTAATTTATTACCCGCATCCCGAAACAAAGTTAGGCCATTTTCAAGACGACTCTACCCTCGAAGTGCTCGCCCCATGGATCCCAAATCTCACCTATGGCGATCGCCTCAGGTTATCGCTCCTCCCCACAGAAGTCACGGTAGAATGA
- a CDS encoding ABC-2 type transporter superfamily protein, with product MLRNVTPSQNAVINLEARSDQSRLDAPSPRQRSELANIWADTLGVFWGDWLKLRVRLKQVAATGLVSPLIYILAFGLGLGSALDETITPSAGDTYLEFILPGMVALSSMTISFGGTTFSICGDRLYSKTFEELLLLPVHPLALHLGKMLAGILRGLMTAGSVLIVAILFTGKIFSFINPLFFLLLILNCAVFSGLGVIVGLRVKSLESVGIFNNFLIVPMSFLGATFFDPETLPRLFRAVVYCIPLTYTTTGLRAAAYLPLSEFPWHSIPILAGVAIALAFIGAYQFSHQRD from the coding sequence ATGTTAAGGAATGTAACGCCATCCCAAAACGCCGTGATCAACCTAGAAGCTCGCTCTGACCAATCCCGTCTTGATGCCCCTTCGCCCCGTCAGCGGTCTGAACTGGCCAATATTTGGGCGGATACTTTGGGGGTGTTTTGGGGAGATTGGCTCAAACTCCGGGTACGTCTCAAACAGGTGGCCGCCACAGGTTTGGTTTCGCCCCTCATCTACATTCTTGCCTTTGGCTTGGGTCTTGGTAGCGCCCTTGATGAAACCATTACCCCTTCTGCTGGTGATACTTACCTGGAATTTATCCTGCCAGGGATGGTCGCCCTCTCCTCCATGACCATTAGTTTTGGGGGGACGACTTTTTCGATCTGCGGCGATCGCCTCTACAGCAAAACCTTTGAAGAGCTATTGTTATTGCCGGTACATCCCCTTGCGCTGCACTTAGGAAAAATGCTGGCCGGGATTCTCCGGGGTTTAATGACGGCTGGTTCTGTGTTAATTGTGGCAATCCTCTTCACAGGAAAAATTTTTAGCTTTATCAATCCCCTCTTTTTTCTGTTGTTAATCCTGAACTGCGCTGTATTTTCAGGTCTAGGGGTGATTGTGGGCCTGCGAGTTAAGTCCCTCGAAAGTGTAGGAATTTTTAATAACTTTTTGATTGTGCCCATGTCTTTTTTGGGGGCGACCTTCTTTGACCCAGAAACTTTGCCCCGTCTTTTCCGGGCGGTGGTCTACTGCATCCCCCTCACCTACACCACCACTGGACTACGGGCAGCGGCCTATCTGCCTCTCTCGGAATTTCCCTGGCACTCGATTCCTATTTTGGCAGGGGTGGCGATCGCCTTAGCCTTTATTGGCGCCTACCAATTTTCCCACCAGCGGGATTAG
- a CDS encoding peptidase family M16 protein, which yields MFKGLFRHTFFTGCLIAIIIWQAVIPTSLAQAPGVTPSIQPYLDQVIENITEFTLNNGLKFIVLKDSSAPVVSFVTYADVGGADEPEGKTGVAHFLEHLAFKGSSTLGTTDYEAEKVLLDRLDVLFDQIQAARQNGDTAQLQTLEAEFEQLQAEADQYVVQNALGQVVESAGGVGLNAVTSADYTQYFYSFPSNKLELWMSLESERFLDPVFREFFKEKEVILEERRMRTDNSPIGKMVEVFLDTAFTTHPYRRPVIGYDEDIRNLTRQDVQDFFETHYSPDNLTIAIVGDVDPAQVRRLAEVYFGRFPQGSGAAQSPLPVEPPQTATRFVTLEMQTQPWYLEGYHAPSLTDPDYVVYQLIAAILSEGRTSRLYKSLVEDQQLALNAEGFNGFPGDKHPNLMLLYALTAPGHTVDEVAVAFEAELEKLKTELVTPEELDRVKTQARASMLRSLNSNMGMARLLATYEEQTGDWRELFTELDRIAAITAADVQRVAQKTFTAENRTVGKLLPTTNP from the coding sequence ATGTTCAAAGGGTTGTTTCGTCACACATTCTTCACCGGTTGCCTCATCGCCATTATCATCTGGCAAGCCGTCATTCCCACCAGCCTTGCCCAGGCTCCCGGTGTCACCCCGTCGATCCAACCCTACCTGGACCAAGTCATTGAAAACATTACCGAATTCACCCTCAACAACGGCCTAAAATTCATCGTCCTCAAAGACAGCAGTGCCCCGGTCGTTTCCTTCGTTACCTATGCCGATGTGGGCGGGGCCGATGAACCCGAGGGTAAAACAGGGGTTGCCCACTTCCTCGAACACCTCGCTTTCAAAGGCAGCAGCACCCTCGGCACCACGGATTATGAAGCCGAAAAAGTCCTCCTCGATCGCCTTGATGTGCTCTTTGATCAGATTCAAGCCGCCCGACAAAATGGAGATACGGCCCAACTCCAGACCCTTGAAGCCGAATTTGAGCAACTCCAAGCCGAAGCCGACCAATATGTGGTGCAAAATGCCCTGGGGCAGGTGGTGGAATCCGCCGGGGGAGTCGGCCTCAATGCGGTTACTTCCGCCGACTATACCCAATATTTCTACAGCTTCCCGAGCAATAAACTGGAACTGTGGATGTCTTTGGAGTCAGAGCGCTTTTTAGATCCAGTCTTCCGGGAATTTTTTAAAGAAAAAGAAGTGATTCTCGAAGAGCGGCGCATGCGGACTGACAATTCTCCCATCGGTAAAATGGTGGAAGTTTTCTTAGATACAGCCTTTACCACCCACCCCTACCGCCGCCCGGTGATTGGCTATGACGAAGATATCCGCAACCTGACCCGTCAGGATGTCCAGGACTTTTTTGAGACCCATTACAGCCCCGACAATCTAACGATCGCCATCGTTGGCGACGTCGATCCAGCCCAGGTGAGACGTCTAGCGGAGGTCTATTTTGGTCGCTTCCCCCAGGGCTCAGGTGCTGCCCAATCTCCCTTACCCGTAGAGCCTCCCCAAACGGCGACCCGCTTTGTCACCTTAGAAATGCAGACCCAGCCCTGGTACCTCGAGGGTTATCACGCGCCCAGCCTCACTGATCCAGACTATGTGGTGTACCAACTCATTGCCGCGATTTTGAGTGAAGGGCGCACTTCGCGCCTGTATAAGTCCTTAGTCGAAGACCAGCAATTGGCTCTCAATGCCGAAGGATTTAACGGTTTCCCTGGGGATAAGCATCCAAACTTGATGTTGCTCTATGCCCTCACTGCCCCCGGACACACGGTGGATGAGGTGGCTGTGGCCTTTGAAGCAGAGTTAGAAAAGCTGAAAACTGAACTGGTGACCCCAGAAGAATTAGACCGGGTGAAAACCCAGGCAAGAGCAAGCATGTTGCGATCGCTCAACTCCAATATGGGCATGGCCCGTTTACTGGCCACCTATGAAGAACAAACCGGTGACTGGCGAGAACTTTTTACGGAGTTAGACCGCATTGCCGCGATCACCGCTGCCGATGTCCAACGGGTTGCCCAAAAAACCTTTACCGCCGAAAATCGCACTGTCGGTAAATTACTCCCTACCACAAACCCCTAA
- a CDS encoding hypothetical protein (conserved hypothetical protein) — protein MAQKPWWVRIQTLDPLCTYYFGPFDTKIEALMAQFGYIEDLEAENAQGIQVVIDQFSPKELTICEDVDSVVTS, from the coding sequence ATGGCTCAAAAACCCTGGTGGGTCAGAATTCAAACCCTTGATCCCCTATGTACTTATTATTTTGGCCCCTTCGATACCAAGATAGAAGCGCTGATGGCTCAATTTGGTTATATCGAAGATTTAGAAGCAGAAAATGCCCAAGGAATTCAGGTTGTCATCGACCAATTTTCACCGAAAGAGCTGACAATTTGTGAGGATGTGGATTCGGTAGTCACATCGTAA